One genomic region from Verrucomicrobiia bacterium encodes:
- a CDS encoding PD-(D/E)XK nuclease family protein, translating to MRIRFLLGPAGSGKTYRCLAEIREALLGAPAGAPLLLVAPKHTTYQLERRLLSEPTLEGYTRLQILSFERLAWFTFDWLEQPSPNMLDEEGRLMVLRGLLARKRDDLKLFRASARLTGFAQQLSLVLRDLQRNQLTPDSLRALAAQMSQSEGLSFKLQDLAVLLAEYLNWLKGHDLLDTDSVLAAATEALMTRAAIGKSLFNASGVYGAAGGGLIHSIWVDGFAEFSQQELDFLAALVLHCQQAAISLCLDPEATGQSSWLSPWSGIRRTFENCRKRLALLPGAELAVETLPREAGKNRFCGKSVLQHLERFWPTPQPYRSEEGSIETPGLSLVACPDPEAEVIHAAREVLRFVRGGGRYREVMVLVRQLEPYYQSFQRIFSRYEIPFFLDRRESVAHHPLAELTRSALRTVAFHWQREDWFAALKTGLAPAREEEIDRLENEALARGWQGTIWQKPVHIPEDPALSQWLARLQTQLVPPFQRLALGMALCDTKPTGPQLAQALRELWRSLKIEARLEDWTANDASGARFRLPGSVHTTVWDQMNAWLDNVELAFPGEALSLREWLPILEAGLANLTVGLIPPALDQVLIGAVDRSRNPDVRLALVLGMNETLFPCHTTAGGLLTESDRHELERSNVLLGATSRQHLAAEWYHAYIAFTRPRERLVITWASCDSRGAPLNPSPFLSRIRQLFPSIKLDTVRQTLDWHEAEHVVELIPSFLKIESLASENRQEADVEPPAGPNSLVELPEVASMLREMGHFQNPKAGEALDPELATRLYGPALRTSVSRLEQFAACPFRFFVHSGLRAQERQLFELDVREQGSFQHDVLALFHEQLRREGRRWRDISPAEARQRLGQAAKGLTASYRDGLLESNEKTRFMARLLTETLQDFVETLTGWMAGQYQFDPVEVELPFGSEGEAPPWVVPLDSGRRLELRGRIDRIDLWRIPGGNEALCVVVDYKSNHKQLDPVFVEHGLQLQLLGYLNVLRHWPDPLTTFGAARLVPAGVFYVNLRGKREAEENRTEALAAPEQARKLAYRHTGRFDTRALPQLDARPGAREGDQLNYKRNNQGGIYRSSREAMDSAAFQALLDSVETNLKEMGRRIYAGDVAIDPYRKNSTTACDQCSYQSVCRIDRWTHHFRVLRKTNATASASPT from the coding sequence GTGCGCATCCGTTTCTTATTGGGGCCGGCGGGGAGTGGAAAGACCTATCGATGCCTGGCGGAGATTCGTGAGGCGCTATTGGGCGCGCCTGCCGGAGCGCCGTTGTTGCTGGTGGCCCCAAAGCATACCACCTACCAACTGGAGCGCCGGCTCCTGAGTGAGCCGACGCTGGAAGGCTATACCCGTTTACAAATTCTCTCCTTTGAGCGGCTCGCCTGGTTCACCTTCGATTGGCTCGAGCAGCCTTCGCCCAACATGCTCGATGAGGAAGGCCGGCTCATGGTCTTGCGCGGATTGCTCGCGCGAAAGCGCGACGATTTAAAGCTGTTTCGCGCCAGCGCGCGGCTGACCGGCTTTGCGCAGCAGCTCAGCCTGGTTCTGCGCGACCTGCAACGCAACCAACTCACGCCCGATTCCCTGCGCGCGTTGGCCGCGCAGATGAGCCAGAGCGAGGGGTTAAGCTTTAAACTCCAGGACTTGGCCGTCCTGCTGGCGGAGTATCTCAATTGGCTTAAAGGGCATGATTTGTTGGACACAGATTCCGTTTTGGCTGCGGCAACTGAGGCGCTAATGACCCGAGCCGCAATTGGGAAATCCTTATTCAACGCTTCTGGAGTCTATGGCGCAGCCGGAGGAGGCCTAATCCATTCGATTTGGGTTGATGGTTTCGCGGAGTTTTCCCAGCAGGAATTGGATTTCCTGGCCGCGCTGGTGTTGCATTGCCAACAGGCTGCCATCTCATTGTGCCTCGATCCCGAAGCCACGGGACAAAGCTCATGGCTCTCCCCATGGTCGGGCATCCGGCGAACTTTTGAGAACTGCCGGAAACGACTGGCCCTCTTGCCCGGGGCTGAGCTTGCAGTGGAGACATTGCCTCGGGAAGCCGGCAAGAACCGGTTTTGCGGGAAGTCTGTTTTGCAGCATCTGGAACGATTCTGGCCAACGCCACAGCCGTATCGGAGCGAGGAAGGCTCGATTGAAACACCGGGCCTGAGCCTGGTCGCGTGCCCGGACCCGGAGGCGGAGGTCATCCATGCAGCGCGTGAGGTGTTGCGCTTTGTGCGGGGTGGCGGGCGCTATCGCGAGGTCATGGTGCTGGTCCGCCAACTCGAGCCTTACTATCAATCGTTTCAGCGAATCTTTTCACGGTACGAGATTCCATTTTTTCTGGATCGGCGCGAATCAGTCGCGCATCACCCGCTGGCGGAACTGACCCGCAGCGCCTTGCGTACGGTCGCCTTCCATTGGCAGCGCGAGGATTGGTTTGCGGCGCTCAAGACCGGGCTGGCGCCGGCCCGAGAAGAGGAGATTGATCGGTTAGAGAATGAAGCGCTGGCACGGGGCTGGCAGGGGACAATCTGGCAAAAGCCGGTCCACATCCCGGAGGACCCCGCCCTCAGCCAATGGCTGGCCCGCCTGCAAACACAGCTCGTGCCGCCCTTTCAACGGCTCGCATTGGGCATGGCCTTGTGCGACACCAAACCCACCGGCCCGCAATTGGCCCAGGCGCTGCGCGAATTGTGGCGCAGTTTAAAAATAGAAGCCCGGCTTGAGGACTGGACAGCAAATGACGCCAGTGGCGCCAGGTTCCGCCTGCCCGGATCGGTGCACACAACCGTTTGGGACCAGATGAATGCCTGGCTCGATAACGTCGAACTGGCATTTCCTGGCGAGGCGCTCTCGTTGCGCGAGTGGCTGCCCATTCTCGAAGCTGGACTCGCCAACCTGACGGTGGGGCTCATTCCACCGGCCCTGGACCAGGTGCTGATTGGCGCGGTCGATAGGTCGCGCAACCCGGATGTCAGGCTCGCCCTGGTGCTCGGGATGAATGAGACCCTTTTCCCCTGCCACACCACGGCGGGCGGGCTGCTCACAGAGAGCGACCGGCACGAACTGGAGCGAAGCAATGTACTCCTGGGCGCCACATCCCGCCAGCACCTCGCAGCCGAGTGGTATCACGCCTACATCGCCTTCACCCGCCCGAGAGAACGGCTGGTTATCACCTGGGCATCCTGCGATTCCCGCGGGGCGCCGCTCAACCCTTCACCTTTCCTGTCGCGCATCCGTCAACTCTTCCCGTCCATTAAACTCGATACGGTTCGCCAGACCCTCGACTGGCATGAGGCCGAGCATGTCGTGGAACTTATCCCGTCCTTTTTAAAGATTGAGTCGTTGGCCTCGGAAAATCGACAAGAGGCGGATGTTGAACCACCGGCTGGCCCCAACTCACTGGTCGAGTTGCCCGAAGTAGCTTCAATGCTGCGCGAAATGGGCCATTTCCAAAATCCAAAAGCCGGCGAGGCCCTTGACCCCGAACTGGCCACCCGTTTGTACGGTCCCGCTCTGCGGACCTCGGTCAGCCGCCTCGAACAATTCGCTGCCTGCCCCTTCAGATTTTTTGTTCATTCGGGCTTGCGCGCCCAAGAGCGCCAGCTATTCGAGCTGGATGTAAGGGAGCAAGGGAGTTTTCAGCATGATGTGCTGGCATTATTCCATGAGCAGTTGCGCCGGGAAGGCAGACGCTGGCGCGACATCTCACCCGCCGAGGCGCGCCAGCGTCTTGGCCAGGCAGCCAAAGGCCTGACGGCCAGCTACCGCGACGGCTTGCTCGAATCAAATGAAAAGACCCGGTTCATGGCACGGCTCTTAACCGAGACGCTGCAGGATTTTGTTGAAACATTGACCGGCTGGATGGCCGGGCAGTACCAGTTCGACCCTGTGGAGGTCGAGTTGCCCTTTGGCAGCGAGGGTGAGGCCCCGCCGTGGGTTGTGCCTTTGGACTCTGGGCGCCGGCTGGAACTGCGCGGGCGAATTGACCGCATCGATCTTTGGCGAATTCCGGGGGGCAACGAGGCCTTATGCGTCGTGGTAGATTATAAATCCAACCACAAACAATTGGACCCGGTTTTCGTTGAGCACGGCCTGCAATTGCAATTGCTGGGGTACCTGAACGTGTTGCGGCATTGGCCTGACCCGCTGACCACGTTCGGCGCGGCGCGGCTGGTTCCTGCGGGTGTTTTCTATGTTAACCTGCGGGGCAAGCGCGAGGCGGAGGAAAACCGGACTGAAGCGCTGGCCGCTCCGGAACAGGCCCGCAAGCTGGCCTACCGCCACACGGGCCGTTTTGACACGCGGGCCTTGCCCCAACTCGACGCCCGTCCCGGCGCGCGCGAGGGGGACCAGCTCAACTACAAACGGAACAACCAGGGCGGAATTTATAGGTCCTCGCGTGAGGCCATGGATTCTGCAGCATTCCAGGCCCTGCTCGACTCCGTAGAAACGAATTTAAAAGAAATGGGGCGCCGGATTTACGCCGGGGACGTTGCGATTGATCCGTACCGCAAAAACTCGACCACCGCTTGCGACCAATGCAGCTACCAGTCGGTCTGCCGCATTGACCGCTGGACTCATCATTTCCGCGTGCTGCGCAAAACAAACGCTACGGCATCGGCTTCTCCAACCTGA